The following is a genomic window from Verrucomicrobiota bacterium.
GAAATCAAGGGCATCGGGGAAGGCATTGCCAAAAAAATCGCTGAGTTGGTCACGACCGGGAAACTGGCGTACTACGACGAGCTTAAAGCTTCCATCCCGCCCGGCTTGGTCGAAATGCTCTCGATTCCCGGGCTCGGTCCAAAAAAAATCCAGGCGTTGAATAAAAAACTCGGCGTGGACTCGGTCGAGAAACTCGAAGCCGCCTGTAAAGCCGGCCAGGTCGCCGAACTCGATGGCTTTGGCGAAAAGACGCAGACGAATCTGCTCGAAGGCATCGCCCGGCGGCGGATGTATGCGGAGAAACATCTTCTGGCCGAGGCATTGCGCGTGGCCGACCCGTTGTTGGAAAGTTTGCGTTCGCACCCTAACGTGATCCGTTGCAGCGCGGCAGGGAGTCTGCGGCGACACAAGGAAGTCATCGGCGACATTGACTTGCTCGCGTCCTCAAAAAAACCGGCGGAAGTCATTGAGTCATTCACTCGGCAACCCGGCATCATCAAAGTCACTGCGAAGGGCGACACCAAGGCGAGCGTGATTCTGGAAGGCGGCATCCAGTCGGACTTGCGCGTCGTGAGCGACAAGGAGTTTCCGTTCGCGCTGATGTATTTCACGGGCAACAAGGAACACAACATCATCATGCGCCAGCGGGCCATTGCTCGCGGACTGCGGCTCAACGAATACGGTTTGTTCAAGTCCAAGGAGGAAACGCGCGACCCAAAACTCCTCGTGTCGTGCAAGGACGAGGCGGAGATTTTCAGCAAACTCGACTTGCCATACATCGAGCCAGAGCTGCGTGAGGACCACGGCGAATTCGACGCCGCGGAGAAGGGTGAGCTACCGAAGCTCATCGAATGGACCGACCTGCGCGGCGCGTTGCACAATCACTCGACCTGGAGCGACGGCCACAATCGGACAGAGGAAATCGCGAAGTTCATGGAAAACCTCGGCCTTGAATACTGGGCCATCACCGACCATTCCAAGTCGTCGTTCCAGGCGAACGGCCTCGACGCGAAACGAGTTCGTGAGCAGCTCAAGGAAATCAAAAAGATCAACGACCGGCTCGCCGAACGCGGCAGCGACTTCCGCCTGCTCACCGGCTGCGAAGTGGACATTCTCAAGGACGGACTGGATTTCGACGACGACCTGCTCGCGGAACTGGACGTGGTCGTCGCCAGCCTCCATGTGCCGGCGAACAACGAAGCCGACAACACCAAGCGCCTGATCCGCGCCGCGCAGAACAAGTTTGTCCACATGCTCGGGCATCTGACGGGACGGCTGTTGCTGGAGCGCGAGCCGTATCCGGTGAATCAGCAGGCGGTCATCGACGCCTGCGCGGAAACCGGCACGTGGGTCGAGCTGAATTGCAATCCCTATCGCTTCGACCTGGATTGGCGGTTGTGGCCTTACGCGAAAAGCAAAGGCGTGAAGTGCGTCATTAACCCCGACGCGCACCGCAACGAACACGCGAAATTTTTGCGCCTCGGTGCCGGCATCGCGCGCAAAGGCTGGCTCACGAAGGCCGACGTGATCAACACGCTGCCGCTGGGGAAGCTTATGAAAGAGTTGAAGCGGAAACAGGCCGGGTGGAAAAAGTGATTGGACTGCGTTCGCTGGTGACGGGGGCTTGGGGGCGCCGGTTGGCGGCAAAAAAATCCTTAATCGATCCGCCGCACCCCCCCAAGCAGGAGCGCTCCCGGCCGTTTGCACGGACATTGATGATTCCGTACCAATCGCACCCAATCACCGGTGCGATAGCGGATAATCGGGCGGCCAATGCGTCCCAGCGTGGTGAGCACCAGTTCGCCGGCCTCGCCATCTTTCAGCGGTTGTTCCGTGTCGGGCTGAATCACTTCGG
Proteins encoded in this region:
- the polX gene encoding DNA polymerase/3'-5' exonuclease PolX, which gives rise to MDKEKVAEILLEIGTLLELKGENPFKTRAYSNAARALESLAEPLAKIVAEERLNEIKGIGEGIAKKIAELVTTGKLAYYDELKASIPPGLVEMLSIPGLGPKKIQALNKKLGVDSVEKLEAACKAGQVAELDGFGEKTQTNLLEGIARRRMYAEKHLLAEALRVADPLLESLRSHPNVIRCSAAGSLRRHKEVIGDIDLLASSKKPAEVIESFTRQPGIIKVTAKGDTKASVILEGGIQSDLRVVSDKEFPFALMYFTGNKEHNIIMRQRAIARGLRLNEYGLFKSKEETRDPKLLVSCKDEAEIFSKLDLPYIEPELREDHGEFDAAEKGELPKLIEWTDLRGALHNHSTWSDGHNRTEEIAKFMENLGLEYWAITDHSKSSFQANGLDAKRVREQLKEIKKINDRLAERGSDFRLLTGCEVDILKDGLDFDDDLLAELDVVVASLHVPANNEADNTKRLIRAAQNKFVHMLGHLTGRLLLEREPYPVNQQAVIDACAETGTWVELNCNPYRFDLDWRLWPYAKSKGVKCVINPDAHRNEHAKFLRLGAGIARKGWLTKADVINTLPLGKLMKELKRKQAGWKK